The Loxodonta africana isolate mLoxAfr1 chromosome 6, mLoxAfr1.hap2, whole genome shotgun sequence genomic interval acaTCTATTCTTGTTTGGGTTGAGTATACAGCACTAAAACAGAGCTCCTCATGTGGCACCGTATTTACTGTGTATGCATATACGCCCACTAGAATGCAGTCTCCTTTAGGGTCTGCAGCTTGCAAACAAGGTCCATTTGTCCTTCGCTCTCTGTTTTATTTCAAATGCAATACATATTTAATTTTCCAAAGACAAAATTACAATATTGAATATGTTTTTTGAACTAGTCCTGTCATTTTGTTTATGCACCCCTGGTGGAGAGCCACTGTGGTGTAGGGAAAGAGTGTGGTTTACATCCCTGGAGTGCACAGGAGCAGGCATGATTCTGCACTCGTTCCTGCACATGGGTGTTCACGTGACTTCAGAGCACCAGCTGCTCCAGATCTGTCTCTGGGACTCAGTCCTGAGATTTTGAAAAAAACCCTTTTTGCTAATTTTTGACATCTTaccatttctcttttcatttgcaGAATGTGACCACTAACTAGGGACAGCAGGAAGCCTGAAAAAGGGCGGGGAAGGCCCCACACACTGTTCGTCTTTCTCCTCGAATCTGGGACATGGGAGATTTTGGAAATGTTCATTTTCAGGCTTTTAATTCAGAGAGACCTCAGCCTCAGAAGGTATTTCTTTCAcggttgctgctgagttgactccgactcatggcgaccccatgtatgtcagagcagaactgtgctctatagggctttcagtggctggtttttcaaaagtagatggccaggtctttcttccgaagtatccctgggtggactcaaacctccagcctttctgttagcagtcaagagcattagctgtttgtaccacccaggactgGAGGTGTATCTTTACATCATCTCTTAGAGGATCAGTGATGAcattgaataaaaatgaaaacagctaGATGTAAAAATTCAAATCGTGCTTACAGCTGAGATCCAGCCCTTTGAGTTACACTTTCATTGCCTTTATGGTTGTGCTGAAAACAAAGATCACAGTAAAATATTTCAGACCCACAGTTTTATTGTAAACAtgtctataaaacaaataaattcaGAGCTAAAATAAGAAATTTTATGAGGCCAAAAGCCTCTAGGAAGGAAGTAAAAGCACAGTAAAATTCTCCTGAGGAAACTTAGATAAACAACAGGGAACAAGTCATGTGTCTGAGTCAACTCCAAGCCTAAGAAGGTATGTAAGGGCCTCACAGCGGAAGGAGGCATCAAACCTCCCTCTCACCTCCTGACCCCTCTCTCCTCACTTCACCTGAGTCCTCTCTACCGACACCATGGGTTGCTGTGGTTGTGGAAGTTGCGGTGGCTGCGGTGGCGGCTGCGGTGGCGGCTGCGGTGGCGGCTGCGGTGGCCGCTGCGGTGGCGGCTGCGGCGGGGGCTGTGGTGGCGGCTGCGGTGGCCGCTGCGGTGGCCGCTGCGGTGGCGGCTGCGGCGGGGGCTGTGGCGGGGGCTGTGGCAGCTGCACCACCTGCAGGTACTACCGGGTGGGCTGCTGCTCCGGCTGCTGCCCCTGCTGCTGCGGCTGCTGTGGGGGCTGCTGCAGTGTCCCCGTGGTGTGCTGCTGCCGCCGCCCCTGTAGCCGTGGCTCGTGTGGCTGTGGCTGCGGGAAGGGCTGTTGCCTGCAGAAGGGCTGCTGGGAGAAGCAATGCTGCTGCTAGGGGGGCAGCCTGCAGTGCTGCTGGTGGCCAAGCTGACTGCTGTGCTTAGACCTTTAGACATTGTAAACTTTTCTAGTTCctaggtgttgcaaatggttaaatggttaatgcacatgactgctaaccaaatggttacaggttcgagtccacccatgggtgccttggaagaaatggcTGACGATCTACCtccgaaaaattagccactgaaaccctgtggagcatagttctactctgactgacATGGAGTCGCCGTGAAACGGATAACAGAAAAATGCTAGATTAGAAGTCAAAAGGCCCAAATTCCAGTCCGTGCTCTGCCAGAGATGCCTGACCACAGACAAGTCACTTAGCTTACCTGAGCCTTgtttactcatctataaaatagtaaACTTGGGCTTATGAATCTATAAGGAAATTTTCAGCTTTAACAGCATATGAGTCAATTGAGTTCCTAAAACTAAACTCACAGTCTTTCCATACCTTTTATAAGATTTCTCTTGAAATCTATTCTGGGCATTAAAACCTGTtcgtataaaacaaaaaaataaaaactaaaacctCTCAATCCAATATGATCCATCAATCATAATCCCCACCGAACTAAAACAGGCCACAACATGCCTCCTGAAGGTGCAAAAACTCACAATAATCAGCTTAGTGGAATGAAATAATGCTTTTTAatacctttctttctttttttttttaaaaatatctacttTTCTGCCTGTGGAACTTTTCTACTTCCATTCCTGCTTATATTGGTTATATACTGCACACTATTTACAGTTTCTAGTACTCTTTAATTTGTCCACATataatttattaataaaatgCTAGAAAAAATAGTATTTCACTgtctttgttttgatttgttgttattgtttttgaggaggggtggaggtggtggagctGATGTTTTGCAAGGCATCTTGGTAGCTTCTGGAAGGTTTTTTTAGAGGAAGACAAGGGATACACTATATTTGTTAGGGTGATGCTATCAACTGTACCAAACTGACATGAAAAACATATAGTGCCTCAACACAATAGAGGTTTAGTTGTTGATGTCAACTATTGAAGCTGTTCTAGGTGGGCAGAAGAGAATAGGGGTGGGGGTAGATGTGCTTCACTCAGTCATTCATAGACCTGAGCTGATAGAAGCTCTACCATCTTCAACACATGGTTTCTAAGGTAGCTTGATTGTCTGCAATCTATAGGTAGCAAAGAAGAGAATGGACAAAGCCCATGGCTTCCTAAACTCCTTGGCTTAAAAATGACACATCCCACTTCCCCTCACTTTGAATTGGTTTGAAGTAGTCACATAGCCCTAGttaactgcaagggaggctgggaaatgaagTCCTTGGCTGGGCAGACACTTTTCTAGTATGAAAGGAAAAGCATGGATTTTGATGGATGATTAGCTATGTCTGCCATAGTAAGCCCGTGTTCCAATGATATTGATTTGGCTGGAGTGTGATTAGAAGAGGGTGTCTTGACACAAGTTGGGTGGATGTTTGGTATGCATCCATATCACTTGAATTTCTCCTCAGGTAGTTATGAAGGGTACCCGGGCATACTTAGTGCATGGTTGGGAGCTACTTAAGGTCATACGAACCTCTCATGGATAGAACTTCAGGCATAGGAGATTGAGAAAACAGCAGAAGATAGTTGGAGCCAGAGTTTCAGCAAATTCAGTGCCAGGTATTGGCTACAATTCTCACAGTATCAATGGCATGGTACGTAGCAGGTCAGAAGGCGGAGCAATAGGGGAAGGGAGAGGACAACACAAGGGCTTTAGAACCGCCTCCTATTTGTACCAGTGGCATACACATGATTTGGCTGTGATGCCATTTTCTCTCATATATTCCCTCTCTCCCATCCTTCAaagataacatttttttaaattttattgtgctttaagtcaaagtttacaaatcaggtcagtctctcatacaaaaacttatacacaccttgctatgtactgctagctgctctctccctaatgagacagcacactctttctctccaccctgtattccctgtgaccattcaatcagctcctatccccctctgccttctcatctcacctccagacaggagctgcccacatagtctcgtgcatctacttgagccaagaagatcactcctcaccagtatcattttccgtcttacagtccagtccaatccctgtttgaagagttggtttcaggaatgtttccagtcttgggctagcagagggtctgggagccatgacctctggggtccctccagcctcagtcagaccatcaagtctggtctttttaggagaatttgaggtctgcatcccactgttctgctctatcagggcttctctgttgtttgccctgtcagagtagtcctactttttttttttaaatacccttGAGGCATCCTCATTTGAATTAAACAAGTTATTTTGacttgcctaatttttttttttatataagatgTTATCTGTCATTACAGAGTCACAGTGTAGGAATTACAAACATAATTCAGACCGTTTTCAAAGGATAAGGTATATGACTGCCCAGGACAATCTAAAGAAAGTCTTCTCCATACAATTTAAATGAGAACACCCTGGGGGCTATGGTGAATTGTCTTGCTCAATATCCACATCAATGTCCTTCTGTGCCTTTCTGTACAGCAGAGGCTGGAATGATGAAAAACAACACTCACCAGAATCTTCTGCATCTAGGGTCTGGATATTGCAATAATTAGACGAACGCTTAAGAGATATGGAAGACAGGAATGAGGGGCGGGGTATCTTCCTGCTGCTTTGTTTCTGCTGATAAGAAAGACCGTGGGGCATTGCAGCTTCTGCTCTGCAGCAACGTTTCTGGGTGCAGATAATAGTTTCAGGGAAGTAAAGAAGCAGCGGCAGTGGCGGCAGTCAGATTCAGCGTGCCAGGGTCTGGTCACTAGCCTTGAGGGTGTGGACGGCAGGCTCAGCAACACTGGCAGTGGTTCTTGTGGTGGTGTGTGTTTGAATTGACCAATTCCTGTTCTTTCTGGCTGCTGCCGAGGCAGCAACTCCCTTAAGGCCTGTTCTGCAGTCATGTCCTAGGATGCGTACCTGGAGGTCAGCCTAGAGCCTGCTCCTTCCGCACTTCCCGCAACTTCATACACATAATTTCTCACATTACATCTCCTTGGGTGACAgacatcacccatctgtcagtttggtggcttgcttgttgctatgatgctggaagctatgccactagtatttcaaataccagcatgtcacccgtggtggacagatttcagtggagcttccagactaagacagactaggaggaaggacctagcaatgtccttctgaaaattagccaataaaaacctagCGTAGCAAGAAGAGTTTAGATTTCCTAttacttatttgatctgtatgctgaacaaataatctgagaagctggactatatgaagaacggggcatcaggattggaggaagactcattaacaaccttcgttatacagatgacacaaccttgcttgctgacagtaaAGACGACTTGAAGATTGAAGCACTTattgtgaagatcaaagaccacagccttcagtatggattatacctcaacataaagaaacaaaaatcctcacaactggaccaatgagcaacatcatgataaatggaaaaaagattgaagttgtcaaggatttcattttacttggatccacaatcaacacccatggaagctgtagTCAAATAATCAAAAgacattgcagtgggcaaatctgctgcaaaagacttcttaaagtgttgaaaagcaaaaacgtcaccttgaagactagtgtgtgcctgacccaaaccatggtgttttcaatcgcctcatatgcatgcaaaagctggacaatgaataaagaagacccaagaagaattgatgcctttgaattgtggtgttggcaaagaatatcgaatataccacggactgccaaaagaacgaacaaatctgttatTTGTACACTTTTCTATCCTTCATTTTAGTAACTTTCATTTTTAGCTCTTTGGGTTGCAAAAAACAGAAATCCACTTAATGTAATATAAAAGGGGTCATTTATTATAACAATATAGGGGCATTTCACAGAAAACAAAGATAAGACCTGTAGTCAGTCCTCATTGGGTAGAAATCAAGAAGCAGGAAACCATTGAGAGGCCAGGCACctactctctctcttctctctcagcACATCTGAGTCTTCATTCTTCTcccttcttcttttcctcctccttgttcttcctctttttcttccttttgcagaCTGGTTTATTTTCCTGATAGAGCTCATAAATTTATGTGACATGGAAGAAACTGCTAGTTGCCTACCCAATATCCTCTGTCCCCTTCTTATAAATATAACCCCCATTCTAACTGCGCACAGACCACTTGGAATAAATACTACATTTTCCCTAGATTTCTTTACACCTAGATGTTGTCACATGGCTCTTTAAATGGAAGAGGGTAGGCCCTTCTCTGCCTTTACCCTTCTGAGTGGGAAGTAGGCATGACGGTTGGAGTTATAGCCACCATGTTTTGATTATGAGAATGAAGAGACCAAAGAGATGATGGGTCCATGAGCTGAAAGGATCCCTGAGAGTATGCAGCTATGATATCAGCTCTTGAGTACCTACCTCCACTTCTTGTATGTGAAGAACTCAATTTCTCTCTCATTTAAGCCATTGTTATTATGAATTTCTTTTTACATGCAATTGAACTTGATCCTAACTGATACACCCTTTCTCCAATTTCACACAAAACAGAATAACTAGTGTCTCTTGCTTTCAATTCCAAGTTCCTGGGAGAGCTTGAAAGAGCTTAGCTTCTATATTTACCCATACTCCAATCAGTAATGGCCAGGGGAACAAATTCCCACAATACAAATGagataccaaaagaacaaactactCATGGGAATTGTGGGGTGGGGAGCGTTTTTATAGAAGGAGGCATGTGGGTTAGGCAGAAAGTGCAAAAGTTGTCTAACGTAACCCTTCCCTTCAGTTATATGCTAATTCTCTTTTCATCTTTATCCTTAAATACCTTCCCCTTTATAATTCACAGattctatttctacatttttaCCCAATTCTTCAGATATTTACTTTTAGCCACAAGTGTAAGGAGTAGCAAACTCAAGTGGAAATAAGTTTTGTTACAGCCACTAGCAAAGCATGCTACTTGCTTAGTTTTGCTCTTCTGGCACAGTATGGCAATCAAACTCTTgattttcatgttgttgttgttaggtgccgtcaagttggttccaactcacagcaaccctatgtttaacagaataaaacactgccggGTACTGTGCcaccctcaaaattgttgttatgcttgagtccattgttgcagccactgtgtcaatccatctcgtggatggtcttcctctttttcgctgactctctgctttaccaagcatgatgtccttctccagggactgatccctcctgataacacgcccaaagtatgtgagatgtagtcttgccatccttgcttctaaggagcattgtggttgtacttcttccaagacagatttgttcattctcttggcagtccgtggtatattcgatattctttgccaacaccagagttcaaaggcatccattcctCTTCCGTCTTTCctattcacatgcatatgaggcaattgaaaacaccatggcttgggtgaggtgcacattagtcttcaaggtgatagctttgcttttcaacactttaaagaggtcgtttgtagcagatttgcccactgcaatgtgtcttttgattttttgactgttgcttccatgggtgttgattgtggatccaagtaaaatgaaatccttgataacttaaatcttttctctgcttattatgATGCTGcatattggttcagttgtgagaatttttgttttctttatgttgaggtgtaatccatactgaaggctgtggtctttgatcttcatcagtaagtccttcaagtcctcttcactttcagcaagcaaggctgtgtcatctgcataatgcaggttgttaatgagatttccttcaatcttgatgccccattcttcctcatggAGTTATAGTTATGTACAATCCAACAAGTTCTGGTCTCTATCTATAAAACAGTACCTAAACAGTTCTTTAATTCAACATCTAATGAAAACAGTAGAAAGATTTGAAATTGAAGAGCCCACTCAGTCTGAAATAAGAGGTAACTACTTGTTTCCATTCAGTCAACTAACTCAGTAACAAATAATCTATTTATATAATCATATAATTACATTCATAATAATATTTCTATAACTCAGTGGGGGTAATTTTCATTgtgaatttttataaaataaatatactatTGGTCTAGAAACCTTAGCAGTGCAGAAGTATGCAAATCATAAAATGATTTCTCTCCACCCTGCTGTAGTGTGGTGTTCTGTAGTGGTATTCTTTCACTCACTCTCAGTGTTTTGTGGGCTATGGTGATGGGTGGGGTATTTTTAATTCCTTTGGTACAAAGTCATTTCCTGCTTAGATCCCCATGCTGGAACTAGACACATCCACTCGATATGCTCTCCTGCTGCTGCAGTCTGGGTTTTACTCTCTAAGCCAGTGACACCTGAGTTGGGTAATGTGCTGCCTCCATctccacattcattcattcattcttcattcCCAACAGCATTCCCTGAATCCATGCTCTGGGCTGGGATGGAGATTACACAGAAGTAGAGGGAACCAGGGTAGACATAAGCGCTACCTAatgtttgattttcttcttctggACATATGTTGGGTTGTATTTCGCCATCCACTGCCTCGTTTGGCTGATGAAATGTGAATAGAAGTGATGCGTGTCATATCTGCACAAAAATATGAAGGGCCAGTATATGGCTCGTTACATTCTTTTACCTGGTGGCTTCAAGTGGTCCTCGTAATAACTACCATGAGTAAAGCCCCCGTTTTGATCTATATGACCTTTTAGCCTAAGTGGTAACTTTTTCATTTTAAAGCCAATCCCACCGGATAGAACAATTTCTTGAAGATCTCACAAACTAGTAGAGACAACAAAGAACCATGTTCCAGAAATGTACTTACTGTACATGGCCAAGTAAGCACTCAAGAGTAAAAGATGGTTAAGACACAATAATTtcccctccagtctctctcttATTCCTAACTTTCATTCTGGTTTTCATTGCCGATCACTTTCAGCCTGGCAACATTGGCCAAACCTCCCACAAGTCTTAGGTGGGCTATCCCTAAATGGATTAGTTTACAAGACTGGAATACtctatttttacgcaaataacatgcaccttctaacTTTGTTTATCAACATGCCCcccccaaggtattttcataatcaACACTACGCCAATTTTTTCTTTAAgatattgctgtaaaaaattagcatagtgttcttatgaaaataccttgcaggtaGAGG includes:
- the LOC135231520 gene encoding small cysteine and glycine repeat-containing protein 7-like; amino-acid sequence: MGCCGCGGCGGGCGGRCGGRCGGGCGGGCGGGCGSCTTCRYYRVGCCSGCCPCCCGCCGGCCSVPVVCCCRRPCSRGSCGCGCGKGCCLQKGCWEKQCCC